The Candidatus Methylomirabilota bacterium DNA segment ACTCGCGCGTCCCCCTGGAGCTCGTCGAGCTGCTGGCGGGCAAGCGGGTGGCCGTCGGGTGCATCGACGTGGCCACGCACGAGATCGAGACCGCGGAGGCCGTGGCCGCGACGATCCGGCAGGTGATGCGCCACGTCCCGCCGGAGCGGATCTCGCCGAGCACCAACTGCGGCATGGTGCCGCTGCCCCGCGATGTCGCCCGCGGCAAGCTTCGCGCGCTGGGCGCCGGCGCCCGTCTGGTCAGGCGCGAGCTGGCGGGCTGAACGCCGCTCCGCCGGGCGATGCGCTGGCTCATCGACGGCTACAACGTGATTCGCGCCGATCCCGATCTGCGGGCCGTCGAGGCCCAGGGGCTTCCGGCCGGCCGGGCCGCCCTGCTGCGCCTGGTCGCCGGGGCGGCCGGCCGCGCCGGCGACCTGTTCACCGTCGTGTTCGACGGGGCGCCGATTCCGGGCGCGGCCGCGCCGCCGGGCCGGCTGCAGGTGGTGTTCTCGCGCCCGCCGCAGCGGGCCGACGACGTCCTGGTCCGCATGGCACGCCAGTACGGTAACGGCGCCGTCGTGGTCAGCTCCGACCGGGCCGTCCAGGACGCCGCGCGCCGGGCGGGCTGCGCCGTGCTCGGCGCCCCCGAGTTCCTGGGCGGGCTCGCGAGCCCGGCCGATACCGCCGAGACCGCCGACGACGCGGAGCCCGATCGCGCCGCTCCCAAGCGCGGCAACCCGCGTCGGCCTTCCAAGCGCGCCCGGGCCGCGGCGCGCGCGCTCAAGCGCCTGCGCCCGCGCTGACCGGCCTCGCCGGCGCCTGCCGGCGCCCCTGACGTATCCATAAATTGACACCGGACGGGGCGTCGTGACACCGTCGCCGCATGCTCCACCGGCTGCGGCTCGTCGTCTGGCCGCTGCTCGCCCTGCTCCTCAGCGCTGCCGCCACGGCGGCCCAGCCGGGCAGCGTCCCGAGCGTCGTCGTGCGCGTGGTCGACGGCGACACCATCCACGTGCGCGTCGACGGCCGGCTGGAGCGGGTCCGCTACATCGGCATCAACACGCCCGAGCTGCACCATCCCGCGCGCGGCGCCGAGCCCGGCGGGCAAGAGGCGCGGGAGGTCAACCGGGAGCTCGTCGACGGCCAGCCGGCGCGCCTGGAGCTCGACGCCCAGCGGCGCGACCGCCACGGCCGGCTGCTGGCCTACGTGTGGGTGCGCGGAGTCATGGTGAACGCCGAGCTCGTTCGCCGCGGCTACGCTCAGGTGATGACGGTGCCGCCCAACGTTCGCTATCAGGAGCTGTTCCTGACCCTGCAGCGCGAGGCCCGCCAGTCGGGGCGCGGGCTCTGGGGCGGCGCGTCGTGAGGCTGTCGGCGTGACGGTGTCCGGCCCCGTGTTTGCGCCTGTCGGCGCGGCCCCGTATCATACGAGCGACCCGTCTCACTCACACGGACGGTCAGGTTTGGAGGGACGGTGGTCACACCTCACGTGAGAGCGTTCACGCTCGAGGCGAAGTATCGCACCGAGGAAGGAACGATCTTCCTGTCCGGCATTCAGGCGCTGGTCCGGCTTCCCCTCGACCAGCACCGGGCCGACCGGCGGCGGGGCCTGCGCACGGCCACGCTCATTTCCGGGTACCGCGGCTCGCCGCTGGGCGGGCTCGACCAGGCCCTCGAGCGCAACGGGTCACTCCTGCGCGAGCACGACGTCGTCTTCGTGTCCGGCGTCAACGAGGACATGGGGGCGACCGCGGTCTACGGCAGCCAGCTCGCCAACCTGTTCCCGCGGCCCCGGTACGACGGCGTCCTCGGCATGTGGTACGGCAAGGGGCCGGGCGTCGACCGCACCGGCGACGTCTTCAAGCACGCCAACTACGCCGGCGTCGGCCGCCACGGCGGCGTGCTGGCGCTCGGCGGTGACGATCCGCTCTCGAAGTCCTCGACGATCCCCTCGCATTCCGAGGTGGCGTTCTACGACGCGCTCATGCCCGTGCTCTTCCCCGGCAACGTGCAGGAGATCCTGGACCTGGGGCGCCTGGGCTTCGAGCTCTCGCGCTACTCGGGACTCTGGGTGGCGTTCAAGATCGTCACCAACGTGGCCGACGAGATCTCCACCGCCGAGATGTCGGCCGACCGCATCGTCGTGCGCGACCCCGGGTTCGCCTTCGAGGGCCGCCCCTGGCAGGCCCAGCAGGCGCCCATGCTGATGCCGCCGTTCGGGCTCGAGACGGAGCGGGTCATCCAGTACGG contains these protein-coding regions:
- a CDS encoding thermonuclease family protein, whose product is MLHRLRLVVWPLLALLLSAAATAAQPGSVPSVVVRVVDGDTIHVRVDGRLERVRYIGINTPELHHPARGAEPGGQEAREVNRELVDGQPARLELDAQRRDRHGRLLAYVWVRGVMVNAELVRRGYAQVMTVPPNVRYQELFLTLQREARQSGRGLWGGAS
- a CDS encoding NYN domain-containing protein encodes the protein MRWLIDGYNVIRADPDLRAVEAQGLPAGRAALLRLVAGAAGRAGDLFTVVFDGAPIPGAAAPPGRLQVVFSRPPQRADDVLVRMARQYGNGAVVVSSDRAVQDAARRAGCAVLGAPEFLGGLASPADTAETADDAEPDRAAPKRGNPRRPSKRARAAARALKRLRPR